A part of Halodesulfovibrio marinisediminis DSM 17456 genomic DNA contains:
- the rlmN gene encoding 23S rRNA (adenine(2503)-C(2))-methyltransferase RlmN — protein sequence MVNILDLSYEELEEFLVGLGEKKFRTKQVWQWLWNKYVQSFDEMTNISKVVRARLKEEAYIRWPEVVTTQESKDGTIKFLLKLHDGALVETVLIPGSNGRYSQCLSCQVGCAMACTFCSTGTMGFKRNMTQGEILGQVLVARHFLQDVAERPILRNIVFMGMGEPLLNLNNLIKSLKTMHSTLGLAFSPRRVTVSTCGIEKGLSVLGESGLAFLAVSLHAPNQELRAEIMPKAARWKLNDFMDALKNYPLKTRERITYEYLLLGGVNDSVEHARELVRLISQTKSKLNLIVYNPSEGDPYKAPSEEAVLKFQKFLWDKGITAIIRQSKGADIKAACGQLVADQNKKEAAC from the coding sequence ATGGTTAATATTCTTGATCTCTCATATGAAGAGCTTGAAGAGTTCCTCGTTGGACTCGGGGAAAAAAAATTCCGCACCAAACAGGTTTGGCAGTGGCTGTGGAATAAATATGTTCAATCCTTCGATGAGATGACAAACATCTCCAAAGTTGTTCGCGCACGTCTGAAGGAAGAAGCATACATCCGCTGGCCGGAAGTTGTTACTACTCAAGAAAGCAAAGACGGCACGATCAAGTTTCTCTTAAAGCTGCATGACGGTGCTCTGGTTGAAACAGTACTGATTCCCGGCTCCAACGGCCGCTACTCCCAGTGCCTTTCCTGTCAGGTAGGTTGCGCTATGGCGTGTACTTTCTGCTCAACAGGCACAATGGGCTTCAAACGTAACATGACCCAGGGTGAAATCTTGGGACAGGTACTCGTTGCACGTCATTTCCTGCAAGACGTTGCAGAACGTCCTATCCTGCGTAACATCGTATTCATGGGAATGGGCGAACCGCTGTTGAACCTGAACAACCTCATCAAGTCTCTCAAAACCATGCACAGCACTCTCGGCCTTGCATTTTCTCCACGCCGAGTAACCGTGTCTACCTGTGGTATTGAGAAGGGACTCTCCGTACTTGGTGAATCCGGTCTTGCATTCCTCGCAGTTTCTCTTCACGCGCCAAATCAGGAACTGCGCGCTGAGATTATGCCTAAGGCTGCACGCTGGAAACTTAATGATTTTATGGACGCCCTCAAAAACTACCCGCTTAAAACACGCGAGCGTATCACATACGAATACCTTCTGCTCGGCGGCGTAAATGACTCTGTAGAACATGCGCGTGAGCTTGTGAGACTCATCTCACAGACAAAATCAAAGCTTAACCTCATCGTCTACAACCCATCCGAGGGAGATCCGTACAAAGCTCCATCAGAAGAAGCGGTTCTCAAATTCCAGAAGTTCCTCTGGGACAAAGGCATTACCGCTATTATCCGCCAGTCTAAAGGAGCGGATATTAAAGCTGCTTGTGGTCAGCTCGTTGCCGACCAAAATAAAAAAGAAGCAGCTTGCTAG
- a CDS encoding iron-containing alcohol dehydrogenase, with protein sequence MDAFTYSAPTQVIFGQDAVDLIGWHIVKEASSVLLVLGGGSARNNGAYEATIRSLQEAGVDWTEFWGIKPNPSLDQIEAGINIARKASVGAVLGVGGGSVIDAAKAIAAGVYLDDYWERVESRKTVERSLPVYTVVTLSGTGSEMNGKAVITNERMQKKWSLGGHCMIPKVTAIDPLYQVQTPWKITAGSGIDAMTHIMENYFRGRIADKRTGYFNEETTLNICEGLLISLINSLHSLHHDPSNYEARANLAWASCLSLNGLTGCGLSGGDWTSHALEHALSGRFPHIPHGEGLAVIFPSWMQQVCAKAPEIFNRFAATVWGQDTIQGGIDATRAAFSSWGAPSRLSGWGVTEEDVPHLVDSAFAYRDLGRIAPLSKDDVAEIFMRIL encoded by the coding sequence ATGGATGCTTTTACTTATAGTGCCCCTACTCAGGTAATTTTTGGTCAGGACGCTGTCGATCTTATCGGCTGGCATATTGTAAAAGAGGCGTCTTCCGTCCTTCTCGTTCTCGGCGGCGGATCTGCACGTAACAACGGTGCCTATGAGGCTACCATCCGTTCGTTGCAGGAAGCAGGCGTAGACTGGACTGAATTTTGGGGAATTAAACCAAACCCGTCACTTGATCAGATTGAAGCAGGCATCAACATTGCTCGCAAAGCCAGTGTAGGAGCTGTACTCGGTGTTGGTGGCGGTAGCGTTATTGATGCTGCAAAAGCCATCGCTGCCGGTGTATATCTTGATGATTACTGGGAACGCGTTGAGTCTCGCAAAACTGTAGAGCGTTCTTTACCTGTATACACAGTTGTTACGTTGTCCGGAACCGGTTCTGAAATGAATGGTAAAGCCGTTATCACTAACGAACGGATGCAAAAAAAATGGAGCCTTGGTGGACATTGCATGATCCCTAAAGTGACCGCAATCGACCCGCTCTATCAAGTTCAGACCCCATGGAAAATCACCGCAGGCAGTGGAATTGATGCAATGACACACATCATGGAAAACTACTTCCGTGGTCGCATTGCAGATAAGCGTACCGGATATTTCAATGAGGAAACAACCCTGAACATCTGTGAAGGGCTGCTCATTTCTCTCATCAACTCCCTGCACTCCCTGCACCACGATCCTTCCAATTATGAAGCTCGTGCCAACCTTGCCTGGGCTTCCTGCTTAAGCCTCAACGGTCTTACAGGATGCGGCTTGTCCGGTGGGGACTGGACTTCCCATGCACTTGAACATGCATTGAGCGGACGCTTCCCGCATATTCCACATGGTGAAGGCCTTGCCGTCATCTTCCCTTCATGGATGCAACAGGTATGTGCAAAAGCACCAGAAATTTTCAATCGTTTTGCAGCAACAGTATGGGGACAGGACACTATTCAGGGTGGCATTGATGCAACCCGCGCAGCGTTCTCAAGTTGGGGCGCACCATCCCGTCTTTCCGGCTGGGGTGTAACCGAAGAAGACGTGCCTCACCTTGTCGATAGTGCATTCGCGTATCGAGACCTTGGACGAATTGCTCCACTCAGCAAAGACGATGTAGCTGAAATCTTTATGCGTATACTGTAA
- a CDS encoding energy-coupling factor ABC transporter ATP-binding protein: MSLYQLSNIVQTYGGRTVLTIDSLTLESGTITGIIGPNGSGKSTLMRMLAFLEAPKSGTLLFRDAEASITDTSLRREVTLLTQQPYLLKRTVKENVEYGLRVRGMSNITDMAATALEEVGLSPETFLNRNWFELSGGEAQRVALAARLAINPSVLLMDEPTSSLDEESTERIRNAAIRAKAERNTSLVIVSHDREWLTSVSDRTILIRNGKIESAHIS, encoded by the coding sequence ATGTCGCTTTATCAACTTTCGAACATCGTACAAACCTACGGCGGCAGGACAGTTCTCACTATTGATTCCCTTACGCTGGAATCTGGTACCATTACAGGCATCATCGGTCCTAACGGTAGCGGCAAGTCAACGCTCATGCGTATGCTTGCGTTTCTGGAAGCACCGAAAAGTGGAACTCTCCTATTTAGAGACGCCGAAGCCTCAATTACAGACACTTCACTACGTCGGGAAGTTACACTGCTCACTCAGCAGCCTTATTTGCTAAAGCGAACCGTTAAAGAAAATGTTGAGTACGGTCTACGCGTGCGCGGCATGTCTAATATTACCGACATGGCAGCCACAGCACTGGAGGAAGTCGGTCTTTCACCAGAGACTTTTCTCAACCGCAACTGGTTTGAACTTTCCGGTGGCGAGGCACAAAGAGTAGCTCTTGCAGCACGCCTTGCTATCAACCCAAGCGTACTTCTTATGGACGAACCGACGTCATCCCTAGATGAAGAATCTACTGAGCGTATTCGAAATGCAGCAATACGTGCAAAAGCAGAACGCAATACAAGTCTAGTTATTGTTTCACACGACAGAGAATGGTTAACATCTGTATCTGACAGAACTATACTTATTCGTAACGGAAAAATAGAGTCTGCACATATAAGTTAG